Proteins encoded within one genomic window of Calditrichota bacterium:
- a CDS encoding adenosylhomocysteinase has product MDYDIKDINLAPEGKKRIEWADHDMPVLKLVRERFEKEKPLAGKKMSACLHMTAETANLARTLKAGGADIVMCASNPLSTQDDVTASLVKDYGIPIFAINGEDTETYYKHIQAAIAHSPQVTMDDGADLVSTIHFEHAEMAPQILGSMEETTTGVIRLRAMERDGALKFPVIAVNDAMTKNLFDNRYGTGQSTVDGIIRATDILLAGKTVVVAGYGWCGRGFANRCRGMGANVVVTEVDPIRALEATMDGYRVMKMEEAALVGDLFCTLSGDIHVIRAEHFAQMKDGAIVANSGHFNVELDLPGLKNIAVEERKQVRNFVDQYVLKNGHRINLLAEGRLINLAAAEGHPASVMDMSFATQALATEFVVKNAAEFQPKVYSVPAEIEDWVARLKLQAMGVNIDELTEEQKEYLSSWEMGT; this is encoded by the coding sequence GTGGATTACGACATTAAAGACATAAATTTGGCGCCCGAAGGAAAAAAACGCATCGAATGGGCGGATCATGATATGCCGGTTTTGAAATTAGTACGTGAAAGATTTGAAAAAGAGAAGCCTTTAGCAGGCAAAAAAATGTCCGCTTGCCTGCACATGACAGCGGAAACCGCAAATTTAGCGCGAACGCTCAAAGCAGGCGGCGCAGACATCGTCATGTGTGCTTCTAACCCTCTTTCCACGCAAGATGATGTTACTGCGTCTTTAGTGAAGGATTACGGAATTCCGATTTTTGCCATCAACGGGGAAGATACGGAAACTTACTACAAACACATCCAAGCCGCCATTGCGCATTCGCCGCAGGTTACCATGGACGACGGCGCGGATTTGGTTTCCACGATTCATTTTGAACATGCAGAAATGGCGCCGCAAATTCTGGGCAGCATGGAAGAGACAACCACCGGCGTTATCCGGCTTCGCGCCATGGAACGCGACGGTGCGCTCAAATTTCCCGTGATTGCGGTCAACGACGCGATGACGAAAAATTTATTTGACAATCGCTATGGCACAGGCCAGTCAACAGTGGACGGCATCATTCGCGCCACAGATATTCTGTTAGCGGGAAAGACGGTGGTCGTTGCCGGCTATGGCTGGTGCGGGCGCGGTTTTGCCAATCGCTGTCGCGGCATGGGCGCCAACGTTGTCGTGACAGAAGTAGATCCGATTCGCGCGCTGGAGGCGACTATGGACGGCTACCGCGTGATGAAAATGGAAGAAGCCGCTCTCGTCGGAGATTTGTTTTGCACATTGAGCGGCGATATTCATGTCATTCGCGCTGAACATTTCGCACAAATGAAAGACGGCGCCATTGTCGCTAATTCCGGTCATTTCAACGTTGAACTGGATCTCCCCGGCCTGAAAAATATTGCCGTGGAGGAACGGAAACAGGTACGGAACTTTGTCGATCAATACGTGCTGAAAAATGGCCATCGCATCAATTTACTCGCTGAAGGCCGATTGATTAATTTAGCCGCCGCCGAAGGACACCCGGCTTCCGTAATGGACATGAGTTTTGCCACGCAGGCGTTGGCGACGGAATTTGTGGTCAAAAACGCCGCTGAGTTCCAGCCGAAAGTGTACAGTGTCCCGGCAGAAATTGAAGACTGGGTCGCGCGGCTGAAACTGCAAGCCATGGGCGTAAACATCGACGAACTCACTGAAGAACAAAAAGAATATCTGTCTTCGTGGGAAATGGGAACTTGA